A portion of the Ferrimonas lipolytica genome contains these proteins:
- the hypA gene encoding hydrogenase maturation nickel metallochaperone HypA: MHELSLCLETIELIERQAAKHNFRRVKQLWIEIGALSCVEPESIRFGFETSARGTIAEGCKLHLKQTLGQATCLSCEREVTVDRRGQCCPHCQSFRLHVTGGNTMRMLELEVE; the protein is encoded by the coding sequence ATGCATGAGTTGTCATTGTGTCTAGAAACAATAGAATTAATTGAACGGCAAGCCGCCAAACATAATTTTAGACGGGTAAAACAACTATGGATAGAGATTGGCGCACTCTCTTGCGTAGAGCCTGAGTCAATTCGATTTGGGTTTGAAACCTCAGCGCGGGGTACCATTGCCGAAGGCTGTAAACTCCACCTAAAGCAAACCCTTGGGCAAGCCACCTGCCTTAGCTGCGAGCGCGAGGTAACGGTTGATAGACGCGGCCAGTGTTGCCCCCACTGCCAAAGCTTTCGGCTTCATGTCACCGGTGGCAATACCATGCGAATGCTCGAACTCGAAGTAGAATAA